From Candidatus Binataceae bacterium, a single genomic window includes:
- a CDS encoding Thivi_2564 family membrane protein, with translation MTLLNIVVILVIVGLVMWLINTYIPMAAAIKSLLNIVVFIVMLVWVLQAFGLIGNIPGLHIPPLK, from the coding sequence ATGACCCTGCTGAACATCGTTGTCATTCTTGTGATCGTCGGACTCGTGATGTGGCTGATCAACACCTACATCCCAATGGCGGCAGCAATCAAAAGCCTGCTCAATATCGTTGTCTTTATTGTGATGCTCGTATGGGTCCTTCAAGCCTTTGGGCTAATTGGAAACATTCCCGGATTACATATTCCACCGCTGAAGTGA